A genome region from Ralstonia solanacearum K60 includes the following:
- a CDS encoding cytochrome b/b6 domain-containing protein, with protein sequence MTSPEASVLVWDRVVRCTHWGVAALVLWELYEDSGGPLHRSLGYAAVALVAVRLVWGWIGSEAARFRTWAPRPAEVVRYLKALCAGRAPRHLSHNPAGAVAMLAMWTLILALGATGWLSRLNAFWGEDWPKDLHGLLADALAVLIVIHVAAAIAMSVLHKDNLIRAMITGRKRRD encoded by the coding sequence ATGACATCGCCCGAAGCCTCCGTCCTCGTGTGGGACAGGGTCGTCCGCTGCACGCACTGGGGCGTGGCGGCCCTGGTGCTGTGGGAGCTGTATGAGGATTCCGGCGGCCCGCTGCACCGCAGCCTCGGCTACGCAGCGGTGGCGCTGGTGGCAGTGCGCCTGGTGTGGGGCTGGATCGGCAGCGAGGCCGCGCGGTTCCGGACCTGGGCGCCCCGCCCCGCCGAGGTGGTCCGGTACCTCAAGGCGCTCTGCGCCGGCAGGGCACCGCGCCATCTGAGCCACAACCCGGCCGGCGCCGTGGCGATGCTGGCCATGTGGACGCTCATCCTCGCATTGGGGGCAACGGGGTGGCTGTCCCGGCTGAACGCCTTCTGGGGCGAAGACTGGCCCAAGGACCTGCACGGCCTGCTGGCCGACGCGCTGGCCGTGCTGATCGTGATCCACGTGGCGGCCGCCATTGCGATGAGCGTGCTCCACAAGGACAACCTCATCCGCGCGATGATCACCGGCAGGAAGCGGCGCGACTGA
- a CDS encoding PepSY domain-containing protein, which translates to MLKLTLAVLATACSASAFAGANCTAHPKSEWIPEAEAQAKIKDQGYTIKKFKVDGHCYEIYGTNKDGKKVEIYYDTKTLAVVKSEIEK; encoded by the coding sequence ATGTTGAAGCTGACCCTGGCCGTCCTGGCCACCGCATGCTCCGCCAGCGCCTTCGCCGGCGCCAACTGCACCGCCCATCCCAAGAGCGAATGGATTCCCGAAGCCGAGGCGCAGGCCAAGATCAAGGACCAGGGCTACACCATCAAGAAGTTCAAGGTGGACGGCCACTGCTACGAGATCTACGGCACCAACAAGGACGGCAAGAAGGTCGAGATCTACTACGACACCAAAACCCTGGCCGTCGTGAAGTCCGAGATCGAGAAGTAA
- a CDS encoding MFS transporter, translated as MATTTPPIGPGAATLPPQSASGFEEATYRKVSWRLIPFLLLCYVVAYLDRVNVGFAKLQMLSDLRFSETVYGLGAGIFFIGYFLFEVPSNVILHRVGARMWIARIMISWGIVSAAMMFVTTPAMFYAMRFLLGLAEAGFFPGIILYLTYWYPAHRRGRTVTFFMTAVALSGVIGGPISGWALKTFAGVYGLAGWQWMFVIEGIPSIIIGLCVLAYLDNRIRDAAWLTGDEKALLAHNIAAEEAQKEDAPIAAVMASPRVWLMSLIYFSFVMGLYGVSFWLPTLIKQTGVADPLAVGLLTAIPYGAAVIAMVLAARSADRTRERRWHIAIPALAGAIGLVLSAVWHANTALAMAALTLGTMGILTTLPLFWSLPTAFLAGTGAAAGIALINSLGNLAGFLSPYAVGWLKDTTQSTDSGMYLLAASMVIGALLTLSVPARMVNK; from the coding sequence ATGGCCACCACCACCCCACCGATCGGTCCGGGCGCCGCCACGCTGCCGCCCCAGTCCGCCAGCGGCTTCGAGGAAGCCACGTACCGCAAGGTCAGCTGGCGCCTGATCCCCTTCCTGCTGCTGTGCTACGTGGTCGCCTACCTGGACCGCGTCAACGTCGGCTTTGCCAAGCTGCAGATGCTCAGCGACCTCAGGTTCAGCGAGACCGTGTATGGGCTGGGCGCGGGCATCTTCTTCATCGGCTACTTCCTCTTCGAGGTGCCGAGCAATGTGATCCTGCATCGCGTGGGCGCGCGGATGTGGATCGCGCGGATCATGATCTCGTGGGGCATCGTCTCGGCGGCCATGATGTTCGTGACCACGCCGGCCATGTTCTATGCGATGCGCTTCCTGCTCGGCTTGGCCGAAGCGGGCTTCTTCCCGGGCATCATCCTGTACCTCACCTACTGGTATCCCGCCCACCGGCGCGGGCGCACCGTCACGTTCTTCATGACGGCCGTGGCCCTGTCGGGCGTGATCGGCGGGCCCATCTCGGGCTGGGCGCTCAAGACCTTCGCGGGTGTCTACGGCCTGGCCGGCTGGCAGTGGATGTTCGTCATCGAGGGCATCCCGTCAATCATCATCGGGCTGTGCGTGCTGGCCTACCTGGACAACCGCATCCGCGACGCCGCGTGGCTGACCGGCGACGAAAAGGCCCTGCTCGCCCACAACATCGCGGCCGAGGAGGCGCAGAAGGAAGACGCGCCCATCGCCGCCGTCATGGCCAGCCCGCGCGTGTGGCTGATGAGCCTGATCTATTTCAGCTTCGTGATGGGCCTGTACGGGGTGAGCTTCTGGCTGCCGACGCTGATCAAGCAGACCGGCGTGGCCGATCCGCTGGCGGTGGGCCTGCTGACGGCGATCCCGTACGGCGCGGCGGTGATCGCCATGGTGCTGGCCGCCCGCAGCGCCGACCGCACACGCGAGCGCCGCTGGCACATCGCCATTCCGGCCCTGGCGGGCGCGATCGGGCTGGTGCTCTCGGCAGTCTGGCACGCCAACACCGCCCTGGCCATGGCGGCACTGACGCTCGGCACCATGGGCATCCTGACCACCCTGCCGCTGTTCTGGAGCCTGCCGACCGCCTTCCTGGCCGGCACCGGCGCCGCCGCCGGCATCGCGCTGATCAACTCGCTGGGCAACCTGGCCGGCTTCCTGAGTCCGTATGCCGTGGGCTGGCTGAAGGACACCACGCAGAGCACCGACTCGGGCATGTACCTGCTGGCCGCGTCGATGGTGATAGGCGCGCTGCTGACGCTGTCGGTGCCGGCACGGATGGTCAACAAGTAG
- a CDS encoding SDR family oxidoreductase: MRLAGKIAIITGAGSGFGEGIAATFAREGARVIVNDLSTEAGERVASAIRVAGGNAHFVHADVSDGEAVANLLAATLERYGDLDIVVNNAGTTHRNKPVLEITEQEFDRVFAVNVKSLYWTARHMVPHFRARGGGVFVNVASTAGIRPRPGLVWYNASKGAVITASKAMAAELGPDRIRVNCVNPVMGATGLLEQFMGMPDTPANRARFLATIPMGRLSTPQDVANACLYLASDEAGFITGACLEVDGGRCV, encoded by the coding sequence ATGCGGCTTGCCGGCAAAATCGCCATCATTACCGGCGCAGGTTCGGGCTTCGGCGAAGGCATCGCCGCCACCTTTGCGCGCGAAGGCGCACGCGTCATCGTCAACGATCTCAGCACCGAGGCGGGCGAGCGCGTGGCCAGCGCGATCCGCGTGGCCGGCGGGAACGCGCATTTCGTCCATGCCGACGTGTCGGACGGCGAGGCCGTCGCCAACCTGCTCGCCGCCACGCTGGAGCGCTACGGCGATCTCGACATCGTCGTCAACAATGCCGGCACCACGCACCGCAACAAGCCGGTGCTGGAGATCACGGAGCAGGAGTTCGACCGCGTCTTCGCCGTCAACGTGAAGAGCCTGTACTGGACGGCACGCCACATGGTGCCGCACTTCCGCGCGCGCGGTGGCGGCGTGTTCGTCAATGTCGCGTCGACGGCGGGCATCCGGCCGCGGCCGGGGCTGGTCTGGTACAACGCCAGCAAGGGGGCCGTCATCACCGCCAGCAAGGCGATGGCGGCGGAGCTGGGGCCGGACCGCATCCGCGTCAACTGCGTCAACCCGGTGATGGGCGCGACCGGCCTGCTGGAGCAGTTCATGGGGATGCCCGATACGCCCGCGAACCGCGCGCGCTTTCTGGCGACCATTCCGATGGGGCGACTGTCCACACCGCAGGATGTCGCCAATGCCTGCCTGTACCTGGCCTCGGACGAGGCCGGGTTCATCACCGGCGCATGCCTGGAAGTCGACGGCGGACGCTGCGTATAA
- a CDS encoding aldehyde dehydrogenase family protein, with translation MHAQHFIANRLMAPDSGLRIKVFDPSDGQPFAEIARGNATDINVAVHAARRAFDGVWGGRAPAERGRLLMRVALRLADHEEALALLEARDTGKPMRQARADARAIARYFEFYAGAADKLHGQTIPYPSDTTVLTVREPHGVTAHIIPWNYPMQIFGRSVGAALAAGNACVVKPAEDACLSILRVAELAAEAGLPDGALNVVTGYGHEAGAALAAHPGINHVSFTGSSETGKLIVRAAAENHVPVTLELGGKSPQILFADADLDAAIPAVVSGIVQNAGQTCSAGSRVLIERGLYETVLDRLASVFESIKVGPSMLDLDCGPLINPRQQQRVWDFVSDAQHANIPVMAQGLVVPEAPETGYYQAPMLLRDVPPAHRLAQEEVFGPLLAAMPFDSEAEALALANGTPYGLVAGVWTRDGARQLRLARALKAGQVFINNYGAGGGVELPFGGTGQSGHGREKGFEALYGFTTVKTIAIRHG, from the coding sequence ATGCACGCCCAGCACTTCATCGCCAACCGCCTGATGGCACCGGACTCCGGCCTGCGCATCAAGGTGTTCGATCCGTCCGACGGCCAGCCTTTTGCGGAGATCGCGCGCGGCAACGCCACCGACATCAACGTGGCCGTCCACGCGGCACGCCGCGCCTTCGACGGGGTGTGGGGCGGGCGGGCGCCGGCCGAGCGCGGCCGCCTGCTGATGCGCGTGGCGCTGCGCCTGGCCGACCACGAAGAAGCACTCGCCCTGCTGGAAGCGCGCGACACGGGCAAGCCGATGCGCCAGGCCCGCGCGGACGCCCGCGCCATCGCCCGCTACTTCGAGTTCTACGCCGGTGCCGCCGACAAGCTGCATGGCCAGACCATCCCGTACCCGTCCGACACCACGGTGCTGACCGTGCGCGAACCGCACGGCGTGACGGCACACATCATCCCGTGGAACTACCCGATGCAGATCTTCGGGCGCAGCGTGGGGGCCGCCCTGGCGGCGGGCAATGCCTGCGTGGTCAAGCCGGCCGAAGACGCGTGCCTGTCCATCCTGCGCGTGGCCGAGCTGGCGGCCGAGGCGGGCCTGCCGGACGGCGCGCTGAATGTCGTCACCGGCTATGGGCACGAGGCCGGCGCGGCGCTGGCCGCGCATCCGGGCATCAACCACGTGTCGTTCACGGGATCGTCGGAAACCGGCAAGCTGATCGTGCGCGCGGCGGCGGAAAACCATGTGCCGGTGACGCTGGAGCTCGGTGGGAAATCGCCGCAGATCCTGTTCGCCGATGCCGATCTGGATGCGGCGATTCCGGCGGTGGTGAGCGGCATCGTCCAGAACGCGGGGCAGACCTGCTCGGCGGGCAGCCGCGTGCTGATCGAGCGCGGGCTGTACGAGACCGTGCTCGACCGCCTGGCGAGCGTGTTCGAATCCATCAAGGTGGGCCCGTCGATGCTGGACCTGGACTGCGGCCCGCTGATCAACCCCAGGCAGCAGCAGCGCGTGTGGGACTTCGTGTCGGACGCGCAGCACGCCAACATCCCGGTGATGGCGCAGGGGCTGGTGGTGCCCGAGGCGCCCGAGACCGGCTACTACCAGGCCCCGATGCTGCTGCGCGATGTGCCGCCCGCCCACCGCCTCGCGCAGGAAGAGGTGTTCGGCCCGCTGCTGGCCGCCATGCCGTTCGACAGCGAGGCCGAGGCACTCGCACTGGCCAACGGCACACCCTATGGGCTGGTGGCGGGGGTCTGGACGCGCGACGGCGCACGCCAGTTGCGGCTGGCCCGCGCGCTGAAGGCGGGCCAGGTCTTCATCAACAACTACGGCGCGGGCGGCGGCGTGGAGCTGCCCTTCGGCGGCACCGGCCAGTCGGGCCACGGCCGCGAGAAAGGCTTCGAGGCACTCTACGGCTTCACCACCGTGAAAACCATCGCCATCCGCCACGGCTGA
- the ppa gene encoding inorganic diphosphatase — MSFNNVSPGKDIPNDFNVIIEIPAQSDPVKYEADKETGLLHVDRFVGTGMRYPANYGFIPQTLAGDGDPVDVLVVTPFPLVHGCVVRCRPLGMLKMTDESGQDAKLVAVPVNKLSPATAHMTDLSDIGQNLLDQIKHFFEQYKALEPGKWVKVEGWGGIEEAHKEIVDGVASYKK, encoded by the coding sequence ATGAGCTTCAACAACGTCTCGCCGGGCAAGGACATCCCTAACGACTTCAACGTCATCATCGAGATCCCGGCGCAGAGCGACCCGGTCAAATACGAAGCCGACAAGGAAACCGGCCTGCTGCACGTGGACCGTTTCGTCGGCACCGGCATGCGCTACCCGGCCAACTATGGCTTTATCCCGCAGACGCTGGCCGGCGACGGCGACCCGGTGGACGTGCTGGTCGTCACGCCGTTCCCGCTGGTTCACGGCTGCGTGGTGCGTTGCCGCCCCCTGGGCATGCTGAAGATGACCGACGAGTCGGGCCAGGACGCCAAGCTGGTCGCCGTGCCGGTCAACAAGCTGTCGCCGGCCACCGCGCACATGACGGACCTGTCCGATATCGGCCAGAACCTGCTCGATCAGATCAAGCACTTCTTCGAGCAATACAAGGCGCTGGAACCCGGCAAGTGGGTCAAGGTGGAAGGCTGGGGCGGCATCGAAGAAGCGCACAAGGAAATCGTCGACGGCGTCGCCAGCTATAAGAAGTAA
- a CDS encoding GNAT family N-acetyltransferase — protein MTSRPLAPEPETRAGSRHYRTRLVTDLREIGRAVWDDLLARQPGATPFLRFDFLHALHASGSASPETGWSPQYLTLWENTPGDTREAVLAAAMPLYVKGHSYGEYVFDWAWANAYAQHGLEYYPKWLSAVPFTPVQGARLLAGDAASRAALLETALAMARQSGLSSLHVLFPTPDEAGLMRDAGMLLRQGVQFHWCNAGFSGFDDFLAALEQKKRKNIRAERRRVHDAGITFRRVPGASATEADWRFFHRCYRATYREHHSSPYLNLDYFLQIGRAMPENLLLVVAMRDGHDIASALLVIDPRPEASVMYGRYWGAIEHHPCLHFETAYYQPLSYCIEHGIRTFEGGAQGEHKMARGFEPVATQSAHWLAHQAFADAVGRFLNHETAGMEAYLDELTDRSPFRRRSG, from the coding sequence ATGACCTCCCGCCCTCTCGCTCCCGAGCCCGAAACCCGCGCCGGATCGCGGCATTATCGCACGCGGCTGGTGACCGATCTGCGCGAGATCGGACGCGCCGTGTGGGACGATCTGCTCGCACGGCAACCCGGCGCCACGCCGTTCCTGCGCTTCGATTTCCTGCACGCACTGCACGCCAGCGGCAGCGCCTCGCCCGAGACCGGCTGGTCCCCCCAGTACCTGACGCTGTGGGAAAACACCCCGGGAGACACCAGGGAGGCGGTTCTGGCCGCGGCCATGCCGCTCTATGTGAAGGGCCACTCGTACGGCGAATACGTGTTCGACTGGGCGTGGGCCAATGCGTATGCGCAGCACGGGCTGGAGTACTACCCGAAGTGGCTGTCCGCCGTGCCGTTCACGCCGGTGCAGGGCGCACGGCTGCTGGCCGGCGATGCGGCGAGCCGTGCCGCGCTGCTCGAAACCGCGCTGGCCATGGCACGGCAGAGCGGGCTGTCGTCGCTGCATGTGCTGTTCCCCACCCCCGATGAAGCCGGACTGATGCGCGATGCCGGCATGCTGCTGCGGCAAGGTGTGCAGTTCCACTGGTGCAATGCCGGTTTCTCCGGCTTCGATGACTTCCTGGCCGCACTGGAGCAGAAGAAGCGCAAGAACATCCGCGCCGAACGCCGCCGCGTGCACGACGCGGGCATCACCTTCCGCCGCGTGCCCGGCGCCTCGGCCACCGAGGCCGACTGGCGCTTCTTCCACCGCTGCTATCGGGCCACCTACCGCGAGCACCATTCGTCGCCCTATCTGAACCTCGACTACTTCCTGCAGATCGGCCGGGCAATGCCCGAGAACCTGCTGTTGGTGGTCGCCATGCGCGATGGCCACGACATCGCCAGCGCGCTGCTGGTGATCGATCCACGCCCCGAGGCCTCGGTGATGTACGGCCGCTACTGGGGCGCGATCGAGCACCACCCATGCCTGCACTTCGAGACGGCGTACTACCAGCCGCTGTCGTACTGCATCGAGCACGGCATCCGCACCTTCGAAGGCGGTGCCCAGGGGGAACACAAGATGGCCCGCGGCTTCGAGCCGGTGGCCACGCAGTCGGCGCACTGGCTGGCCCATCAGGCATTCGCGGATGCGGTCGGCCGTTTCCTGAACCACGAAACGGCCGGCATGGAAGCGTATCTGGACGAACTGACAGACCGTTCACCCTTTCGGCGACGATCTGGATGA
- a CDS encoding NAD+ synthase → MTVLVALAQINCTVGDLAGNAARIVAAAREAHQAGARILVTPELSLTGYPPEDLLLRPAFLDATSRALDALVAELAAFPGLHVLIGHPQLSFEAPAPGSALPKPTNTATVAVDGRTLGQYHKLELPNNEVFDEKRYFQAGCEPFVFEVEGTRFGVIICEDAWYPQATAWAKTAGAEVVLIPNASPYHLDKEDLREQIIGARVKESGLPHVYVNLVGGQDELVFDGGSFVLDAHGKPVARMAQFAQGVGYVRFDGARPQPGEIAQEATLEAQVYEALKLGVRDYIGKNGFPGAIIGLSGGVDSALVLAIAVDALGADRVRAVMMPSRYTADISWVDARDMAVRLGVRYDEIPIMPMFDAFRGALADEFRNLPEDATEENIQARIRGTLLMALSNKSGRIVLTTGNKSEMAVGYCTLYGDMAGGFAVIKDIFKTLVYRLCRYRNALSEVIPERILTRAPSAELRENQTDQDSLPDYAALDAIVQRYMEQNQPVADIIAAGFAEADVQKIVRLLKINEYKRRQAPVGIRVTQRAFGRDWRYPITSRFKE, encoded by the coding sequence ATGACCGTTCTCGTCGCTCTCGCCCAGATCAACTGCACCGTCGGCGATCTCGCCGGCAATGCCGCCCGCATCGTCGCGGCGGCCCGCGAGGCGCATCAGGCTGGTGCGCGCATTCTCGTCACGCCCGAACTGTCGCTGACCGGTTATCCGCCCGAAGACCTGCTGCTGCGCCCAGCCTTCCTGGACGCCACGTCGCGCGCGCTGGATGCGCTGGTGGCCGAGCTGGCCGCGTTTCCGGGCCTGCATGTGCTGATCGGCCATCCGCAGCTGTCGTTCGAGGCGCCGGCACCGGGCAGCGCGCTGCCCAAGCCGACCAACACCGCCACGGTGGCGGTCGATGGCCGCACGCTCGGCCAGTACCACAAGCTCGAGCTGCCCAACAACGAGGTCTTCGACGAGAAGCGCTACTTCCAGGCCGGCTGCGAGCCCTTCGTGTTCGAGGTGGAGGGCACGCGCTTCGGCGTGATCATCTGCGAGGATGCGTGGTATCCGCAGGCCACGGCCTGGGCCAAGACGGCGGGCGCGGAGGTCGTGCTGATCCCAAATGCGTCGCCGTATCACCTGGACAAGGAAGACCTGCGCGAGCAGATCATCGGCGCGCGGGTGAAGGAGTCGGGCCTGCCGCATGTCTACGTGAACCTGGTCGGCGGACAGGACGAACTGGTGTTCGACGGCGGCTCCTTCGTGCTGGACGCCCACGGCAAGCCGGTGGCGCGGATGGCGCAGTTTGCCCAAGGCGTGGGCTACGTGCGCTTCGACGGGGCCAGGCCGCAGCCCGGCGAGATCGCGCAGGAGGCGACGCTGGAGGCGCAGGTGTACGAGGCGCTCAAGCTGGGCGTGCGCGATTACATCGGCAAGAATGGCTTTCCGGGGGCGATCATCGGGTTGTCGGGCGGTGTCGATTCGGCGCTGGTGCTGGCGATCGCGGTCGATGCGCTGGGCGCCGACCGCGTGCGCGCGGTGATGATGCCGTCGCGCTACACGGCCGACATCTCGTGGGTCGACGCGCGCGATATGGCGGTCCGCCTGGGCGTGCGGTACGACGAGATCCCGATCATGCCGATGTTCGACGCGTTCCGGGGGGCGCTGGCGGACGAATTCCGCAACCTGCCCGAAGACGCCACCGAAGAGAACATCCAGGCGCGCATCCGCGGCACGCTGCTGATGGCGCTGTCCAACAAGTCCGGCCGCATCGTGCTGACCACCGGCAACAAGAGCGAGATGGCGGTCGGCTACTGCACGCTGTACGGCGACATGGCGGGCGGCTTCGCAGTCATCAAGGACATCTTCAAGACGCTGGTCTACCGGCTGTGCCGCTATCGCAACGCGCTGTCCGAGGTGATCCCCGAGCGCATCCTGACGCGCGCACCGTCGGCCGAGCTGCGCGAGAACCAGACCGACCAGGACAGCCTGCCCGACTACGCCGCGCTCGACGCCATCGTGCAGCGCTACATGGAACAGAACCAGCCGGTGGCCGACATCATCGCCGCGGGGTTTGCCGAGGCCGATGTACAGAAGATCGTGCGGCTTCTCAAGATCAACGAATACAAGCGCCGCCAGGCGCCGGTGGGCATCCGCGTGACGCAGCGGGCGTTCGGCCGGGACTGGCGGTATCCCATCACCTCGCGTTTCAAAGAGTAA
- a CDS encoding class I SAM-dependent methyltransferase gives MLDYYARRAPEYERIYAKPERQADLAWLKARVRELTRGARVLDLACGTGYWTAEMAQAGSIIGADFNDTVLRIARGKGLAAASFVRADNDALPFAPGAFDVMTAGGWWSHVPRQDLRMHLARLHGVLGPGVRVLWFDNRYVPGSSTPIAHADDHGNTWQRRPLDDGSQHDVLKNFPDDRALLEAVDGIATDVRITRLQYYWTLEYLTN, from the coding sequence ATGCTCGACTACTACGCCAGGCGCGCCCCCGAATACGAGCGCATCTATGCGAAGCCGGAACGGCAGGCCGATCTGGCGTGGCTGAAGGCGCGCGTGCGCGAACTCACGCGGGGCGCGCGGGTGCTGGACCTTGCGTGCGGCACCGGCTACTGGACGGCCGAGATGGCGCAGGCGGGCAGCATCATCGGCGCGGATTTCAACGACACGGTGCTGCGCATCGCGCGCGGCAAAGGGTTGGCGGCCGCGTCGTTCGTGCGGGCCGACAACGATGCGCTGCCGTTCGCGCCCGGCGCGTTCGACGTGATGACGGCCGGCGGCTGGTGGTCGCATGTGCCGCGGCAGGATCTGCGCATGCACCTGGCGCGGCTGCATGGCGTGCTCGGTCCCGGCGTGCGCGTGCTGTGGTTCGATAACCGGTACGTGCCCGGCTCCAGCACGCCGATCGCGCATGCGGACGACCACGGCAACACTTGGCAGCGACGCCCGCTCGACGACGGCAGCCAGCACGACGTTTTGAAGAATTTCCCAGACGATCGGGCCCTGTTGGAGGCGGTCGACGGCATTGCCACGGATGTACGCATCACCCGTCTCCAGTATTATTGGACGCTTGAGTACCTTACAAACTAG
- the glnK gene encoding P-II family nitrogen regulator has protein sequence MKQITAIIKPFKLDEVRESLADVGVTGLTVTEVKGFGRQKGHTELYRGAEYVVDFLPKIKIEVVVADGQVDQVLDTIVKAAKTGKIGDGKIFVTAVEQVIRIRTGETNEAAV, from the coding sequence ATGAAACAGATCACCGCTATCATCAAGCCCTTCAAACTGGACGAGGTGCGCGAGTCGCTCGCCGACGTGGGGGTGACCGGCCTGACCGTCACCGAGGTCAAGGGCTTCGGCCGCCAGAAGGGGCATACCGAGCTCTACCGCGGCGCCGAATACGTGGTCGACTTCCTGCCGAAGATCAAGATCGAGGTGGTGGTGGCCGACGGCCAGGTCGACCAGGTGCTCGACACCATCGTCAAGGCGGCCAAGACCGGCAAGATCGGCGACGGCAAGATCTTCGTGACGGCGGTGGAGCAGGTCATCCGCATCCGCACCGGCGAGACCAACGAAGCCGCGGTCTGA
- a CDS encoding trimeric intracellular cation channel family protein — protein MHESRLLLVMHWMEILAVFSFAVSGLAEARRHRLDAVGAFIVAFLTAFGGGTLRDLLLDRRPFYWVEHEHYLLTLFVMSLFANRVIRLVSQLVSDRVLVVADAIGLGLFGVLGTQLALDAGVPVFVSVMMGVITAAFGGLLRDVVCNEVPMLLRDNRPYATCVFLGCFFYVGLTHTSLLPSVAVVVATQAIVVGRLATLRWNITLPR, from the coding sequence ATGCACGAAAGCCGCCTGCTGCTGGTGATGCACTGGATGGAGATCCTCGCGGTCTTCTCGTTCGCCGTCTCGGGCCTGGCCGAGGCGCGGCGCCATCGGCTCGATGCCGTGGGCGCCTTCATCGTCGCATTCCTCACAGCGTTCGGCGGCGGCACGCTGCGCGATCTGCTGCTCGACCGCCGGCCGTTCTATTGGGTCGAGCACGAGCACTACCTGCTGACGCTGTTCGTGATGAGCCTGTTCGCCAACCGGGTGATCCGGCTGGTCAGCCAGTTGGTGTCGGACCGCGTGCTGGTCGTGGCCGATGCCATCGGCCTGGGGCTGTTCGGGGTGCTCGGCACGCAGCTGGCGCTGGATGCCGGCGTGCCGGTGTTCGTGTCGGTGATGATGGGCGTGATCACGGCCGCGTTCGGCGGCCTGCTGCGCGACGTGGTGTGCAACGAAGTCCCGATGCTGCTGCGGGACAACCGCCCGTACGCAACCTGCGTCTTCCTCGGGTGCTTCTTCTACGTGGGGCTGACCCACACCAGCCTGCTGCCGAGCGTGGCCGTGGTGGTCGCCACGCAGGCGATCGTGGTGGGACGGCTGGCAACGCTGCGCTGGAACATCACCCTGCCGCGCTGA